A window of Methanolobus sediminis contains these coding sequences:
- a CDS encoding MraY family glycosyltransferase yields the protein MLDLYSSSTLLTLILGSTFLVPFLATYVSMPYFIRKLTDKGIIVRDYYKRKVTMIPERGGIAIILVAMVCFSLNTLFFKFSSTNYVILIVIAMFGLFGILDDMVDIGRVTKLLLMYYCSYPLIQYATHTAFTLPSAGNIELGILYLQFIVPTYVLVASNLVNMHSGFNGLASGLSVIVLISLIIKSILLGDVDNIFSVVSVTGATLGYYMYDKYPSKIFWGNVGSLTIGAAIGTIIVVQGFIISGFIMLIPHTVNFLMYAYWRVMKFPVAKFGKEREDGTLEVPNALTLKWVLPYYRRVTERQATWAMYALTMLFCAIGILFPGRI from the coding sequence ATGCTGGATCTGTATTCATCTTCGACACTTCTAACCTTGATTCTTGGAAGCACTTTTTTAGTGCCGTTCCTGGCTACATATGTATCAATGCCCTATTTTATAAGAAAGCTTACGGATAAGGGCATCATCGTCAGGGATTATTATAAGAGAAAAGTAACCATGATACCTGAGAGAGGAGGCATAGCCATCATCCTTGTGGCAATGGTATGTTTCTCCCTGAACACTCTGTTTTTCAAATTCTCGTCAACAAATTATGTTATTCTTATTGTTATTGCCATGTTCGGCTTATTTGGAATACTTGACGATATGGTCGATATTGGCAGAGTAACAAAACTGCTTCTTATGTACTATTGTTCATATCCACTGATCCAATATGCCACCCATACGGCCTTCACACTCCCAAGTGCCGGCAATATTGAACTGGGAATTCTTTACCTGCAGTTCATTGTGCCTACTTATGTCCTTGTTGCATCTAACCTTGTGAACATGCACTCGGGTTTCAATGGTCTTGCTTCGGGATTGTCTGTTATTGTCCTCATATCTTTGATAATAAAATCCATACTTTTAGGTGATGTGGACAACATCTTTTCCGTTGTCAGTGTTACAGGGGCAACACTTGGCTATTATATGTACGACAAATATCCTTCAAAGATATTCTGGGGAAACGTGGGATCACTCACCATAGGAGCAGCCATTGGAACTATAATAGTTGTTCAGGGTTTTATCATCAGTGGGTTCATCATGCTTATCCCACATACAGTAAACTTCCTCATGTACGCCTACTGGAGAGTTATGAAATTCCCGGTAGCTAAATTTGGAAAAGAGAGAGAAGACGGAACTCTTGAAGTCCCAAATGCACTCACACTCAAATGGGTTCTTCCTTATTATCGCAGAGTAACTGAAAGGCAAGCCACATGGGCAATGTACGCCCTTACAATGCTATTCTGTGCAATTGGAATACTCTTCCCCGGAAGGATCTGA
- a CDS encoding Ig-like domain-containing protein, translated as MHDIYVNGTGWSSIEATGGSSNIIISNITVYNSGHNGLDLHGCNDILVENMNIYDSISNNVLITGPGAANGTYNVTLKNMKSYGSTPGSSYRVGVGVHDIIFENIYSETGDSVVTASAITNLTVINATAYSNTEGIIFTYSDSFSELYDVSTDVTNGYIIDSNLCNQGYPNIYLLYSTNSKFINVKYDSLVLDTRYNSSETLFYYYPDVLVKDTEGTPISSAIVSVSNIFDTPLSISVDGLGNDKNTFVTELDGKLSSPVINRSNSLALAEFYKNSAGTNYYFSHELSINSKYGNNVILSDITPDSSWYRKDPNIPSYTITAIIPDSSSTGPQITGYAPSPDNPFELGEKKKFQVWTDEELTTMKWYINGNLVLSGSMDYTWDILSGTNTIMFTGSNANGAVVQTWEITEETTDEEPVFSGTGLSFTPSATSLTATTGESATFSVDTSQEFTSAVWSLDGVEVEAGTTDHVESWTTEGTHTVTFDGTAAAGTISRTWTVIVSAAAESEYSSISISPSTTTVAPGESFSLDVYIDPTQALTGSQFDLQYSQLASISTVSEGDMFTSSGLATTFQYDSIDNAAGLLDKVYAAIVGSGSIISPGAMATIEMVAGSSSGILDLGLSDVILSDANSNPAGYTVSNATVLIDTAPQFTSVSSQTVVEGQGLSFTVSATDADADELTYTATTLPFGATFNGGSFSWTPSEGDAGSYVASFEVTDAYLTDTVNVNITVTPMNHMPEITLFEPADSSVFEEGSTIDVNVAANDADGDSLSYIIEIDGVQVSTSASYSWTTDYESAGTHTIKVTVSDGTEEVSSSSTITITDLQPRWDVNEDGIVNVLDITLVGQNYGKTYTTDLPRWDVNQDGTVNIQDLSIVSGHFGETV; from the coding sequence ATGCATGATATCTATGTAAATGGAACTGGTTGGAGTAGTATAGAAGCAACTGGTGGATCTTCAAATATTATCATCTCTAACATTACAGTTTACAATTCAGGTCACAATGGTCTTGATTTACATGGATGCAATGATATTTTAGTAGAAAATATGAACATTTACGATTCAATAAGTAATAATGTATTGATAACAGGGCCAGGTGCAGCTAATGGAACTTACAATGTAACTCTTAAAAACATGAAATCGTATGGTTCAACGCCAGGTTCGAGTTATAGGGTGGGAGTCGGTGTTCATGATATCATTTTTGAAAATATATATTCTGAAACAGGTGACTCCGTCGTAACAGCATCTGCAATTACTAATTTAACTGTTATAAATGCTACAGCTTATTCTAATACTGAAGGTATCATTTTTACCTATTCTGATTCATTTTCTGAATTATATGATGTAAGTACTGACGTAACAAATGGTTATATAATTGACAGCAATCTTTGCAATCAGGGATATCCAAATATCTACCTTCTATACAGTACTAATTCAAAATTTATTAATGTAAAATATGACTCTTTAGTTCTGGATACTCGATATAACAGTTCTGAAACACTATTTTATTATTATCCTGATGTACTGGTAAAAGATACAGAAGGAACTCCTATTTCATCAGCTATAGTTTCTGTTTCTAATATTTTTGACACTCCACTATCTATTTCTGTAGATGGGTTAGGAAACGACAAAAATACTTTTGTGACTGAATTAGATGGGAAATTATCTTCTCCGGTAATCAATAGATCTAATTCATTGGCTTTAGCTGAGTTTTATAAAAACAGTGCCGGTACAAATTATTATTTTTCTCATGAATTATCTATAAATAGCAAATATGGCAACAATGTAATTTTATCAGACATCACTCCTGACTCCTCTTGGTACCGTAAGGATCCAAATATCCCATCATACACTATCACGGCCATTATTCCCGATTCGAGTTCAACTGGACCTCAGATTACAGGATATGCACCAAGTCCAGACAATCCGTTTGAACTAGGTGAGAAGAAGAAATTTCAGGTATGGACTGATGAGGAACTTACAACCATGAAATGGTACATAAATGGAAATCTTGTATTATCAGGATCAATGGATTATACATGGGACATATTATCTGGAACAAATACTATAATGTTTACAGGTTCCAATGCAAATGGTGCTGTTGTGCAGACATGGGAAATAACTGAAGAAACCACCGACGAAGAGCCAGTCTTTTCCGGCACAGGCCTATCATTCACTCCATCAGCAACATCCCTTACAGCAACAACAGGTGAATCCGCAACGTTCTCTGTAGATACAAGTCAGGAATTCACAAGTGCTGTCTGGTCTCTTGATGGTGTAGAGGTTGAGGCTGGTACAACCGATCATGTGGAATCATGGACTACAGAAGGTACTCATACTGTAACTTTTGATGGAACTGCAGCAGCAGGAACCATCTCAAGGACATGGACAGTAATAGTCTCTGCAGCAGCAGAATCTGAATACTCCTCCATCTCGATCTCCCCGTCAACTACAACAGTAGCTCCGGGAGAATCATTTAGTCTGGATGTATACATAGATCCAACCCAGGCTCTTACAGGCTCACAGTTCGATCTGCAGTACAGTCAGCTTGCAAGCATCTCTACAGTAAGTGAAGGTGACATGTTCACATCAAGTGGACTTGCAACAACCTTCCAGTATGACAGTATTGACAATGCAGCAGGACTACTGGATAAAGTCTATGCAGCCATAGTAGGTAGTGGAAGCATCATATCTCCGGGTGCAATGGCCACCATTGAGATGGTAGCTGGCAGTAGTTCCGGTATACTTGATCTTGGACTTTCCGATGTGATCCTTAGTGATGCAAACTCCAATCCTGCAGGATATACAGTATCCAATGCAACAGTTCTTATTGACACAGCTCCGCAGTTCACATCTGTTTCATCACAGACTGTAGTTGAGGGACAGGGCCTGAGTTTCACAGTAAGTGCAACCGATGCAGATGCTGATGAACTTACATACACAGCTACAACACTTCCATTCGGTGCAACTTTCAATGGAGGAAGTTTCAGCTGGACACCATCAGAGGGTGATGCTGGTTCATATGTTGCATCATTTGAAGTCACAGACGCATATCTCACAGACACGGTAAATGTGAACATAACCGTGACACCAATGAACCACATGCCTGAGATAACTCTCTTTGAGCCAGCAGATAGCTCTGTATTTGAGGAAGGTTCAACCATTGATGTGAATGTAGCTGCAAATGATGCAGATGGAGATTCACTGAGTTATATCATTGAGATCGACGGTGTACAGGTAAGCACATCTGCCAGTTATTCATGGACAACAGACTATGAATCTGCAGGTACACATACAATCAAGGTAACGGTAAGTGATGGTACAGAAGAGGTAAGCTCATCAAGTACAATAACCATCACAGACCTGCAGCCAAGATGGGATGTAAATGAGGATGGAATTGTCAATGTACTTGACATTACTCTTGTTGGTCAGAACTATGGTAAAACTTACACAACAGATCTCCCTCGCTGGGATGTGAACCAGGATGGTACTGTGAACATTCAGGACCTTTCAATAGTCTCAGGTCACTTCGGTGAAACTGTTTAA
- a CDS encoding glycosyltransferase family 2 protein translates to MPEVSVVIPLYNKASYIERALNSVLNQNITDIEIIVVDDGSTDNGPELVKQFNDPRIIYVKQKNSGVSAARNKGIIKSKADLIAFLDSDDEWMPHFLETVLYLKEKYPQAGLYATALKTCNEENSCLIPNHSYLPFENQEGIIDNYFSIAIKDFYFGSSSVLIPKNIFREVGIFENGVWWGEDLDMWGRIALKYPIAFSKEIGAIYHLNSSNRAGNREDIVDEHIFIPKAKSAIRQREVSEEMKYSLQKYIIFLEYIRLSRNIRNEHINGDLLKFILNNNARYNYKIIILLLVTIYKMIRKYCFNH, encoded by the coding sequence ATGCCTGAAGTATCTGTAGTAATTCCATTGTATAATAAAGCTTCCTATATTGAAAGAGCCTTGAATTCTGTTTTAAATCAAAATATCACAGATATCGAAATAATTGTTGTAGATGATGGATCAACCGACAATGGCCCTGAACTCGTAAAACAGTTTAATGACCCACGTATTATATATGTTAAGCAAAAAAATTCAGGTGTTTCAGCAGCACGCAACAAAGGAATTATAAAATCAAAAGCAGATTTAATTGCATTTCTAGATTCTGATGATGAATGGATGCCTCATTTTCTTGAAACGGTATTATATTTGAAAGAAAAATATCCGCAAGCAGGCTTGTATGCAACCGCATTAAAGACATGTAACGAGGAAAACAGTTGCTTAATTCCAAATCATAGTTATTTGCCGTTTGAAAATCAAGAAGGAATTATAGATAATTATTTCTCGATAGCTATAAAGGATTTTTATTTTGGATCATCTTCGGTATTGATACCTAAAAATATTTTTAGGGAAGTAGGTATATTTGAAAATGGAGTATGGTGGGGTGAAGACCTAGATATGTGGGGGAGAATTGCTTTAAAGTATCCAATTGCATTTAGTAAGGAAATTGGTGCCATATATCATCTAAACTCTTCGAATAGAGCCGGTAACAGAGAAGATATTGTGGACGAACATATTTTTATTCCTAAAGCAAAAAGTGCTATAAGACAAAGAGAAGTATCGGAAGAAATGAAGTACTCATTACAAAAGTATATCATTTTCTTGGAATATATTCGGCTTTCACGTAATATTAGAAATGAACATATAAATGGAGATTTGCTGAAATTTATTTTAAATAATAATGCACGTTATAATTATAAAATTATTATATTACTGCTTGTTACTATATATAAGATGATACGAAAATATTGTTTTAATCATTAG
- a CDS encoding polysaccharide pyruvyl transferase family protein produces MTENPSFILAGNGPYENRGCEAIVRGTVKILREHFNDPSLLCFDVFSPETRHLTSIQDSIDSKIMHMQIYNYVKPHSKEKLIRIFLRLFNSKMKSYRPFHDMVPELQNHQAVLSIGGDNYSLDYGIPKLFTDLDDIVQYHKKPLIIWGASVGPFDEMPEYKQYMINHLKNVTAIFSRESATTDYLKKNGISKNVYEVADPAYLLEPIKPASNSLNIEESSIGINLSPLMAKYVCEGDINLWEKKAASIVSSISETTGKTIYLIPHVTTPYSNDYVFMKNMLSHIKDTKKLILIDPIYNASETKWIISQLSFFAGARTHSTIAALSSGIPTLSFAYSMKAIGINKDLFGHDSYCLSPKNLDQDKVIEKMSLINLNEKEIVEHLNYQVPIMKEKAMNAGKYLKQILT; encoded by the coding sequence ATGACTGAAAATCCATCATTTATTTTGGCAGGTAATGGCCCCTATGAAAACAGGGGATGTGAGGCTATTGTAAGAGGGACTGTAAAAATTTTAAGAGAGCACTTTAATGATCCTAGTTTATTGTGTTTTGATGTTTTTTCTCCAGAGACACGTCATCTTACATCTATTCAAGATAGCATTGATTCCAAAATTATGCATATGCAGATTTATAATTATGTTAAACCTCATAGCAAAGAGAAGCTTATTCGTATTTTTTTGCGGTTATTTAATTCGAAGATGAAAAGCTATCGGCCATTTCATGATATGGTTCCAGAACTGCAGAATCACCAAGCTGTGCTCTCAATAGGGGGTGATAATTATTCTTTGGATTATGGGATCCCAAAATTATTTACTGATCTCGATGATATTGTTCAATACCACAAAAAACCTTTGATAATATGGGGAGCTTCAGTTGGTCCTTTTGATGAAATGCCTGAATACAAACAATATATGATAAATCATCTTAAAAATGTTACTGCAATTTTTTCCCGGGAATCAGCAACGACAGATTATCTTAAAAAAAATGGGATTAGTAAAAATGTATATGAGGTTGCAGATCCAGCTTATCTTCTTGAACCAATAAAACCTGCTTCAAATAGCTTAAATATCGAAGAAAGTTCGATAGGAATTAATTTAAGTCCTTTGATGGCAAAATATGTTTGTGAAGGCGACATCAATTTATGGGAAAAAAAGGCTGCAAGTATTGTATCTAGTATATCCGAAACCACTGGAAAAACAATCTATTTAATTCCTCATGTTACAACTCCATATTCTAATGATTATGTATTTATGAAAAATATGCTTTCTCATATAAAAGATACTAAGAAGCTAATACTTATTGATCCCATTTATAATGCTTCTGAAACAAAATGGATTATAAGCCAACTTTCTTTTTTTGCTGGTGCACGAACACATTCAACTATTGCTGCATTGTCCTCAGGTATTCCTACATTAAGTTTTGCATATAGTATGAAAGCAATAGGTATTAATAAAGACTTATTTGGACATGATTCATATTGTTTATCTCCCAAAAACTTAGATCAAGATAAAGTAATTGAAAAAATGAGTTTAATAAATTTAAATGAAAAGGAAATTGTAGAGCATCTTAATTATCAAGTGCCAATCATGAAAGAAAAGGCAATGAATGCTGGGAAGTATTTAAAGCAAATATTGACTTAA
- a CDS encoding lipopolysaccharide biosynthesis protein: protein MFNLNNSPKKLSKQLPRNIFANFGYFGLSIVIGIFLVPYFVDTLGVSGYAIIPLATSITGYVGLVSQSLQSSVSRYITIDIQKEDYLTARKTFNTALFGTLGLCVLLLPLVFVISFYAPDYFSIPDEQKKDATILFIGVISAFLLRAWGSNFGVALFAHNRLDLQNTINSIDILVRLFFILILFFIFTPRLSYVGIAHFLGALAGLLLSILFSQKIDSNLVVSIKDFQISRLKSITDTGGWITINQIGSLLFLQIELILVNKLFGTATGGEYALIIVWSSLIRRIAGLFAGVLTPVILSYYSKNMFEEILTITKSAVKIMGILIALPIGLMCGFSPLLLSLWVGPEFARLWPLMVLQLVHLVINLSVLPLFSINVAFNKIKIPGLVTFLMGIGNLVLSLVLSLFTGWGYYAVAIAGAIMLTAKNSLFTSLYASRVLNVYQFTFIKSLISGMLSVLIVSGIAGFINYYTNVSTLSGFIAWCTLISVVYIVFSWIFSLTKYERMIIHSFIPLNVRRWLKIDDYC from the coding sequence ATGTTTAATTTAAATAATAGTCCAAAAAAGCTAAGCAAGCAATTACCGAGAAATATTTTTGCAAACTTTGGATATTTCGGATTAAGTATAGTAATTGGTATTTTCCTAGTTCCTTATTTCGTTGATACTTTGGGAGTTTCTGGTTATGCAATAATACCTTTGGCTACTTCTATTACAGGGTATGTAGGTTTAGTGTCTCAATCTTTGCAAAGTTCTGTGTCTCGATACATAACTATTGATATCCAAAAAGAAGACTATCTAACAGCTAGAAAAACATTCAATACCGCATTGTTTGGAACTCTTGGATTATGTGTATTGCTACTTCCTCTTGTTTTTGTAATATCATTCTATGCTCCTGATTATTTTTCAATACCAGATGAACAAAAAAAAGATGCTACTATACTTTTTATTGGTGTGATTAGTGCTTTCTTACTAAGAGCATGGGGTAGTAATTTTGGAGTTGCTTTATTTGCTCACAATCGATTAGATTTACAAAATACGATTAATTCAATAGATATTCTCGTTCGCCTTTTTTTCATTCTAATATTATTTTTTATATTCACTCCTAGGCTAAGCTACGTCGGAATTGCACATTTTTTAGGTGCCTTAGCTGGTTTATTGTTGTCAATACTTTTTTCGCAAAAAATTGATTCAAATTTAGTCGTAAGTATAAAGGATTTCCAAATATCAAGATTAAAGAGCATTACCGACACAGGTGGTTGGATTACAATTAATCAGATTGGATCGCTACTTTTTCTTCAAATAGAATTGATATTAGTAAATAAATTATTTGGGACAGCTACGGGTGGAGAATATGCTTTGATAATCGTATGGAGTTCTTTGATTAGGAGAATCGCCGGACTCTTTGCTGGTGTTTTAACTCCAGTTATTTTGAGTTACTACTCTAAAAATATGTTTGAAGAGATACTTACCATTACGAAGAGTGCTGTAAAAATAATGGGGATTTTGATTGCTCTGCCAATTGGTTTAATGTGCGGTTTTTCACCTCTACTTTTGTCACTATGGGTAGGGCCTGAATTTGCAAGGCTTTGGCCATTAATGGTGCTACAATTAGTACATTTAGTCATAAATCTGTCTGTTCTACCACTTTTCTCAATTAATGTTGCATTTAACAAGATAAAAATACCAGGATTAGTTACTTTTCTGATGGGTATTGGTAATTTAGTTCTTTCTTTAGTTCTTTCTCTTTTTACAGGATGGGGTTACTATGCAGTTGCAATTGCTGGGGCCATAATGTTGACTGCAAAGAATTCATTATTTACTTCTCTCTATGCATCAAGGGTTCTGAATGTTTATCAATTTACCTTTATCAAATCTCTAATTTCAGGTATGTTGTCAGTTCTGATAGTTTCTGGAATTGCAGGTTTTATTAATTACTATACAAATGTTTCAACCTTATCAGGTTTTATAGCGTGGTGTACGTTGATATCGGTAGTTTATATTGTTTTTAGTTGGATTTTCAGTCTAACCAAATATGAGCGCATGATTATTCATTCATTCATACCATTAAATGTAAGGAGATGGCTAAAAATTGATGATTACTGTTGA
- a CDS encoding oligosaccharide flippase family protein yields the protein MNIARKIAKNATSIVVADIITKIIAFVVMVYLARYLGVEDFGIYNFALAYLTFFRVLSGFGLDIVVIKNIARNKELSKEIMSNALSIRFLTGIITIILAIITIYSLNYSHELQFYISLLSFIIVFQGTSYLLESFFQSNLKMEYYLVSTISQKVIYAALIFLLIKLEKDLIHFFIILVLVEAIRTLINYIYSQKLTTFSFSSNIRYWKHMLKEGVPFFLGSSFYIIYDKIDVLMLSYLKTEISVGFYSAAYKLTDPLLFVPIALSSTLMPIMSKKYVEKKESLNNLYSSVTRYLFILMFPMSLGIYSLSQQIIVLIFGAEYLISSFALQITSWSLFFSSFNSIQSSILISMDKQKVNTQNIFICCIVNIFFNMVLIPNYDYIGAAYATLISVVVLLLLNYYQLYKESIKLPFKSFIKPTLSALVMYLVIQKIDSNSLYLTILFAFLAYLSCLVVVKGINKGDIMMIKKILKQN from the coding sequence ATGAATATTGCTCGAAAAATTGCAAAAAATGCAACATCTATTGTTGTAGCCGACATCATTACAAAGATAATTGCTTTTGTAGTAATGGTTTATTTGGCCAGGTATTTGGGTGTAGAAGATTTTGGAATATATAATTTTGCCCTTGCATATCTTACTTTTTTTCGAGTTCTTAGTGGTTTTGGTTTAGATATTGTTGTAATTAAGAATATTGCGAGGAATAAAGAGTTATCGAAAGAGATAATGAGCAATGCTCTTTCGATTCGGTTTTTAACAGGAATCATAACAATTATATTAGCAATAATTACAATATATTCGTTGAATTATTCACATGAATTGCAATTTTATATCAGTTTGCTTTCGTTTATCATTGTATTTCAAGGAACAAGCTATCTCCTTGAATCGTTCTTTCAATCAAATTTGAAAATGGAATATTATTTAGTATCAACAATCTCTCAAAAGGTTATATATGCAGCGTTGATATTTCTATTAATCAAATTGGAGAAGGATCTAATACATTTTTTCATAATATTAGTCTTAGTTGAAGCAATAAGAACGTTAATAAATTATATATATTCCCAAAAATTAACAACATTTTCTTTTAGTTCAAATATCAGATATTGGAAACACATGCTAAAAGAAGGGGTTCCTTTTTTTTTAGGCTCCTCATTTTATATAATTTATGACAAAATAGATGTCCTGATGCTTTCTTATTTAAAAACAGAAATTTCAGTAGGCTTCTATTCTGCCGCATATAAACTTACTGACCCACTTCTATTTGTACCCATTGCTTTGTCCTCAACTTTGATGCCTATAATGTCAAAAAAATATGTAGAAAAAAAAGAATCACTCAATAATTTGTATTCGTCGGTTACGAGATATTTATTTATTTTAATGTTTCCAATGAGTCTAGGAATCTATTCTCTTTCCCAACAGATTATTGTGCTTATATTTGGTGCAGAATACTTAATTTCATCTTTTGCTTTGCAAATTACCTCATGGTCACTTTTCTTTAGCTCATTTAATTCAATTCAATCATCAATTTTAATTTCAATGGATAAACAAAAAGTGAATACTCAAAACATTTTTATTTGCTGTATTGTGAACATATTTTTTAATATGGTACTAATACCAAATTATGATTACATTGGTGCTGCATATGCAACCTTAATTTCAGTAGTTGTATTACTATTATTAAATTACTATCAATTATACAAAGAATCAATTAAGCTGCCTTTTAAATCTTTTATTAAACCCACATTGTCGGCTTTGGTTATGTATCTAGTAATTCAAAAAATAGATAGTAATAGTTTATATTTAACAATATTATTTGCTTTTTTAGCATATCTTTCATGCCTAGTTGTTGTTAAAGGAATTAACAAAGGTGATATAATGATGATAAAAAAAATCCTGAAGCAAAATTAA
- a CDS encoding glycosyltransferase family 4 protein codes for MVNVIYYYPKRTGAPSKVALSLFNAYLDINKKIHFYIFQQTFNDDLVDCTNTKNIERISLKKLLFEDGNYLVHFTLSPSIFPNKKFILYIISLLKKNKIIINYHGEPRTEFLIKVKNRDLNFCPYILNYIFLPFILKKADKLIVNSYNMKSLFEQKYDLNNVLVIRNGIASFWLDPLDNKNVDNINELDNMLSQTNLTILYHGRLAPEKGIEVLLQGFALFVKQCSARNEKCPINLILVGEGPLKDKMYSFCVDNMISQYVIFMGFISDISLKYMLEKVDATIYPSIYEPFSLAVLEALSTTNGPVIYAENIGINDFAKKYNYELHTFKPTPEIIANEFSWILENQNNPEVIKLIKAQKEFSTIFSWNSVAKEYLELYNAV; via the coding sequence TTGGTTAATGTTATTTATTACTATCCTAAAAGAACAGGTGCACCATCAAAAGTAGCTTTATCTTTATTCAATGCTTATTTGGATATAAACAAAAAAATACATTTCTATATTTTCCAACAAACTTTTAATGATGACTTGGTTGATTGTACTAACACAAAAAATATTGAAAGAATATCTCTTAAAAAATTGTTATTCGAAGATGGTAATTATTTGGTGCACTTTACGCTAAGTCCTAGTATTTTCCCTAATAAAAAGTTTATACTTTATATTATTTCATTGTTAAAAAAAAATAAAATAATTATTAATTATCATGGGGAACCACGGACTGAGTTTTTGATTAAAGTAAAAAATAGGGATTTGAATTTTTGTCCTTACATTCTCAATTATATTTTCCTGCCATTTATATTGAAAAAAGCTGATAAACTTATTGTTAATTCCTACAATATGAAAAGTTTGTTTGAACAAAAATATGACTTAAATAATGTACTTGTTATTCGGAATGGAATTGCATCATTTTGGTTAGATCCACTTGACAATAAAAATGTAGATAATATTAACGAATTAGATAATATGTTGTCTCAAACTAATCTGACAATTCTTTATCATGGTAGGCTTGCTCCAGAAAAAGGAATTGAGGTTTTACTTCAGGGATTCGCTTTATTTGTGAAACAGTGTAGTGCTCGCAACGAGAAGTGTCCTATTAATCTAATTTTAGTTGGTGAAGGTCCTCTTAAGGATAAAATGTATTCATTTTGTGTGGATAATATGATCTCTCAATATGTTATTTTTATGGGATTCATTTCTGATATCTCACTAAAATACATGTTAGAAAAAGTTGATGCTACAATCTATCCTTCAATTTATGAGCCATTTTCTCTTGCTGTTCTTGAAGCATTATCTACTACAAATGGTCCTGTAATTTATGCTGAAAATATTGGAATAAACGATTTTGCAAAAAAATATAATTACGAACTTCATACCTTTAAACCTACTCCTGAGATAATAGCCAATGAGTTTTCTTGGATCTTAGAAAACCAAAACAATCCAGAAGTTATAAAGTTAATCAAAGCTCAAAAAGAATTTTCGACAATATTTAGTTGGAACAGTGTTGCGAAGGAGTATTTGGAATTATATAATGCTGTCTAA